In Planctobacterium marinum, the DNA window GCAAAGTGGCTAGAAGTTGAATCTGAAACGCATCAGGCGGATGATAAAAACCCCAATAACTATTGCTTTGTCACTCTTGATAAAAGTGACTAAACTCTCCCTGAAACCGACTTAAACATAGTTGGGTAACCAGTTTTGCACTGACTCTTTGCTGGTTACTGCTACGCTATTTGGGACTTCCTCGTAACGCAAATCCACAACTTTCTGATCTTGAACTAACATCACATAGCGGGTGGAACGTTTGCCCAAACCTAATTGGCTCAGATCTATATCAAGGCCCAATTTAGTGGCAAAGTTTGCGTTTTTATCAGTGTAGAGTGTCATGCTGTTTTTCACCTGCATTTTTTCTGCCCAGGCGTTTAGGCTGAATGGATCTGACGCTGAAATACAAAGCACTTTTTTGACTAACCAGTTGTCCACCAGTTCTTTGGCGTAAGGGATAAATTCAGGTAGAT includes these proteins:
- a CDS encoding redoxin family protein, with product MKAVIEKGTRLPDAEFLQFAAQGIRSFSTADVFQEGMVLVVGVVNAFGPVCSQKHLPEFIPYAKELVDNWLVKKVLCISASDPFSLNAWAEKMQVKNSMTLYTDKNANFATKLGLDIDLSQLGLGKRSTRYVMLVQDQKVVDLRYEEVPNSVAVTSKESVQNWLPNYV